A single region of the Brachypodium distachyon strain Bd21 chromosome 3, Brachypodium_distachyon_v3.0, whole genome shotgun sequence genome encodes:
- the LOC104583492 gene encoding uncharacterized protein LOC104583492, whose product MARLAAVASLAVLLLSLLAVASCRVLEAEPDAYEGDDSTVVAISDAANGAAVPQEEAASGSAAEAATRTVAADGEGSLIRLPSHRRRRPCRHGFLHRHFLWARRHGLSGRRGAFAGPGEARPQSGNGEERRELDQEEELKAVAEPDPDLRRPADADGEQEFDAMKAVAEPGPDSRPESDTDGEQESEAVTAWKGEMVRKFRHGLRFRRHHHEEEEATRTRFFHHRRDSENEVDEVEELARRLSRAILRRSFHGRRHHHHHHHAEEAVKEEGGVKKWFKGLVNRF is encoded by the coding sequence ATGGCTCGCCTGGCAGccgtcgcctccctcgccgtcctccttcTGTCCCTCCTAGCCGTGGCCAGCTGCCGCGTCCTCGAAGCGGAGCCCGACGCCTACGAAGGCGATGACTCCACCGTCGTCGCCATCTCCGACGCAGCCAATGGCGCCGCTGTCCCTCAAGAGGAGGCGGCCTCTGGCTCTGCTGCTGAGGCGGCTACCCGGACCGTTGCGGCGGACGGCGAGGGCTCCCTGATCCGGCTCCCGTCTCacaggcgccgccggccgtgccGCCACGGGTTCCTTCACCGGCACTTCCTCTGggcccgccgccacggcctctCCGGCCGCCGTGGCGCGTTCGCCGGCCCAGGCGAGGCCCGGCCCCAGTCGGGCAACGGAGAGGAGCGCAGGGAGTTggatcaggaggaggagctgaagGCTGTCGCGGAACCTGACCCGGACTTGCGCCGCCCTGCAGACGCCGATGGCGAGCAGGAGTTCGATGCGATGAAGGCAGTGGCAGAGCCTGGCCCCGACTCGCGTCCAGAGAGTGACACCGACGGCGAGCAGGAGAGCGAGGCGGTGACGGCGTGGAAGGGGGAGATGGTAAGGAAGTTCCGCCACGGCCTccgcttccgccgccaccaccacgaggaggaggaggcgacgagGACGCGCTTCTTCCACCACCGCCGCGACAGCGAGAACGAGGTCGATGAGGTGGAAGAGCTGGCGAGGCGGCTGAGCAGGGCGATCTTGCGGAGGAGCTTCCACGGCcgtcgccaccaccaccatcaccaccatgcCGAGGAAGCTGTGAAGGAGGAAGGCGGCGTGAAGAAGTGGTTCAAGGGCCTCGTCAACCGGTTCTAG